A region from the Clostridium beijerinckii genome encodes:
- a CDS encoding aspartate aminotransferase: MNKQVEKIQISGIRRFAEKVKNVEGAISLTLGQPDFCVPLNISEGMINAIKTNKTTYTSNAGVDELREEICQYLKTFDIEYDKEDVCITVGGSEGLYSVLFALMNKGDKILIPGPAYPAYENISIMIGAEVINYELNDDFTLNIDEIKARLDKEDIKYLMLSFPSNPTGAILSRDQRDELVELIKERDIIVITDEMYSAIIFDEYYSVAQAKEIKDKIIYVSGFSKIFSMTGLRIGYVACTEKYMKEIIKVHQYAVSCAPSIAQYGALEGLKHSLEDVENMRKTFERRKNYCMNRLKELNLEVAEPKGAFYIFPSIKKFNMVSEEFCEKLLNEGKLACVPGTAFGELGEGYMRISYCYSDEVLKEAFDRLGNFLKLNFPNC; this comes from the coding sequence ATGAATAAACAAGTTGAGAAAATTCAAATTTCTGGAATAAGAAGATTTGCAGAGAAGGTTAAAAATGTGGAGGGGGCAATTTCATTAACTCTTGGCCAACCGGATTTCTGTGTGCCATTAAACATATCAGAAGGAATGATTAATGCTATTAAAACAAATAAAACAACATACACATCAAATGCAGGTGTAGATGAGCTTAGAGAAGAGATTTGCCAATATCTAAAGACATTTGATATTGAGTATGATAAGGAAGACGTATGCATAACAGTTGGTGGTAGTGAGGGCTTATATTCAGTATTGTTTGCATTAATGAATAAAGGGGATAAGATTTTAATACCAGGACCAGCTTATCCAGCTTATGAAAATATTTCAATAATGATAGGTGCAGAAGTTATAAATTATGAGTTAAATGATGATTTCACATTAAATATAGATGAAATAAAAGCAAGATTAGATAAAGAAGATATAAAATATTTAATGTTATCTTTCCCGTCAAATCCAACAGGTGCAATTTTATCTAGAGACCAAAGAGATGAACTTGTTGAATTAATAAAAGAAAGAGATATTATAGTTATAACTGATGAAATGTATTCTGCTATAATTTTTGATGAGTATTATTCAGTAGCGCAAGCAAAGGAAATAAAAGATAAAATTATATATGTAAGTGGATTCTCAAAAATATTTTCAATGACAGGACTTAGAATTGGATATGTAGCATGTACAGAGAAATATATGAAGGAAATAATCAAGGTACATCAATATGCAGTATCGTGTGCTCCATCAATAGCTCAATATGGTGCACTTGAAGGATTAAAACATTCACTAGAAGATGTTGAAAATATGAGAAAGACTTTCGAAAGAAGAAAAAATTATTGTATGAATCGATTAAAAGAGCTTAATTTGGAAGTCGCAGAACCTAAGGGGGCATTTTATATTTTTCCTTCAATTAAAAAATTTAATATGGTTTCAGAAGAGTTTTGTGAAAAATTATTAAATGAAGGAAAACTAGCCTGTGTACCAGGTACAGCATTCGGAGAACTCGGCGAAGGATATATGAGAATATCATATTGTTATAGTGATGAAGTTTTAAAAGAAGCGTTTGATAGACTTGGAAACTTCTTAAAATTAAATTTTCCAAATTGCTAA
- a CDS encoding 4-hydroxy-tetrahydrodipicolinate reductase, which produces MIKIVLNGCSGKMGKMITECALKFKDVEIIAGIDKFPSNTPYPIFETVQDLNIDYDVLLDFSRADALHNLLELTEKTNKPLVICSTGFSKEDLALIDEKSNSLKLFRSGNMSLGINLISSLLKKITPLLYGNYDIEIVEKHHNQKVDAPSGTAIMLADAIKDSIKDTTKYVYGREGNSKREENEIGIHAVRGGSIIGDHEVIFAGTGEVIELTHKAISREVFAVGALKACEYMASVDKAGLYDMNDVIEL; this is translated from the coding sequence ATGATAAAAATAGTATTAAATGGCTGCTCAGGTAAAATGGGTAAAATGATCACTGAATGTGCTCTTAAATTTAAGGATGTAGAAATAATTGCTGGAATTGATAAATTTCCAAGCAATACACCATATCCTATATTTGAAACTGTGCAAGATTTAAATATAGATTATGATGTTTTATTAGATTTTTCAAGAGCTGATGCTCTACACAATCTATTAGAATTAACGGAAAAAACTAACAAACCATTAGTAATATGTTCAACTGGATTTTCTAAGGAGGATTTAGCTTTAATAGATGAGAAAAGTAATTCTCTTAAGTTATTTAGATCAGGTAACATGTCACTTGGTATTAATTTAATAAGCTCTCTTTTAAAGAAAATAACTCCACTTCTTTATGGAAACTATGATATAGAAATAGTGGAAAAGCATCATAACCAAAAAGTAGATGCACCTAGTGGTACTGCAATAATGCTTGCTGATGCTATAAAAGATTCTATAAAAGATACAACTAAATATGTATACGGAAGAGAAGGTAATTCTAAAAGAGAAGAAAATGAAATTGGTATACATGCAGTTAGAGGGGGTTCTATTATAGGAGATCACGAAGTTATCTTCGCTGGAACTGGTGAAGTAATAGAATTAACTCATAAAGCAATATCAAGAGAAGTTTTCGCAGTTGGTGCCTTAAAAGCATGTGAATATATGGCTTCAGTAGATAAAGCTGGCTTATATGATATGAATGATGTTATAGAACTTTAA
- a CDS encoding 4-hydroxy-tetrahydrodipicolinate synthase, with product MSIFQGSAVAIVTPFNESGVNFEKLKTLLEWHIKEGTDAIVVCGTTGEATTMTEKEKKDTIKFTVDVINKRIPVIAGTGSNNTVTAISMSKYAESVGVSGLLVITPYYNKTTQNGLIKHFAAINDEVKTPIILYNVPSRTGVNITPKTLVKLAKLSNVVAIKEASGNISQIVQMKALCRNSIDIYSGNDDQVVSIMSLGGKGVISVLANIMPKKVHEIAQKCLDNNYKEALDIQLDTLSLANTLFIETSPIPVKTAMNLMGLEVGPLRLPLCEMENNNEEILKAALIDNKLM from the coding sequence ATGTCAATATTTCAGGGCTCAGCTGTAGCTATAGTTACCCCTTTTAATGAAAGTGGAGTTAACTTCGAAAAACTTAAAACTCTACTTGAATGGCATATTAAAGAAGGTACTGACGCTATTGTTGTTTGTGGTACTACTGGTGAAGCTACTACAATGACCGAAAAAGAAAAAAAAGATACAATTAAATTTACAGTTGATGTAATTAACAAAAGAATTCCTGTAATTGCAGGTACCGGTTCAAACAATACTGTTACTGCTATTTCAATGAGTAAATATGCAGAAAGCGTTGGTGTTTCTGGACTTCTTGTTATTACTCCGTACTATAACAAAACTACTCAAAATGGTTTAATAAAACATTTTGCAGCTATAAATGATGAAGTTAAAACACCTATAATACTTTATAATGTTCCTAGTAGAACTGGAGTTAATATTACTCCTAAAACTTTAGTTAAACTTGCTAAGCTCAGCAATGTTGTTGCTATAAAAGAAGCTAGTGGAAATATTAGTCAAATAGTTCAAATGAAAGCATTATGTAGAAATTCTATTGATATTTATTCTGGTAATGATGATCAAGTAGTTTCTATAATGTCCCTTGGTGGAAAGGGTGTTATTTCTGTTTTAGCAAATATAATGCCTAAAAAAGTTCATGAAATAGCACAAAAATGTTTGGATAATAATTATAAAGAGGCTTTAGATATTCAATTAGATACTTTATCTTTAGCAAATACTTTATTTATAGAAACAAGTCCAATTCCCGTTAAAACGGCCATGAATCTTATGGGACTTGAAGTTGGTCCTTTAAGACTTCCTCTTTGTGAAATGGAAAATAACAATGAAGAAATACTAAAAGCTGCTTTAATAGATAATAAATTGATGTAA
- a CDS encoding aspartate-semialdehyde dehydrogenase, whose product MYNIAIVGATGNVGRKFLEILEERNFPVKNLYLFASKRSEGSTLPFKGKDYLVEETCEKNIKDKKIDYALFSAGGDASKEFAPVFAQYGAVVIDNSSTWRMDPEVPLVVPEVNPEDIKLHKGIIANPNCSTIQAMPIMKALNDKYGIKRIVYSTYQAVSGAGVQGIKDLEDGIKGIAPKKFPYPIAGNVLPHIDVFLEDGYTKEEEKMIKETRKILHAPDLRVTATTARVAVLNSHSESINVELNSEFDIKDIFELLGNTQGVTVYDNVKELKYPTALEVTGKDDVYVGRIRRDFSVDNGLNLWVVGDNIRKGAALNAIQIAEIMIKDNK is encoded by the coding sequence GTGTATAATATTGCAATAGTTGGGGCTACTGGAAATGTAGGAAGAAAGTTTTTAGAAATCTTAGAAGAAAGAAATTTTCCAGTAAAAAATTTATATCTTTTCGCATCAAAGAGATCAGAAGGTAGTACTTTACCATTTAAAGGGAAGGATTATTTAGTTGAAGAAACTTGCGAAAAAAATATAAAAGATAAAAAAATAGATTATGCACTATTTTCAGCTGGTGGAGATGCAAGTAAAGAATTTGCACCTGTTTTTGCACAGTATGGGGCTGTAGTAATTGATAATAGTAGTACTTGGAGAATGGATCCTGAGGTGCCACTTGTAGTACCTGAAGTTAATCCAGAAGACATTAAACTTCATAAAGGAATAATTGCTAATCCAAATTGTTCAACAATTCAAGCAATGCCTATAATGAAAGCTTTAAATGATAAATATGGAATAAAGAGAATTGTTTATTCAACTTACCAAGCAGTATCTGGAGCAGGTGTCCAAGGTATTAAGGATTTAGAAGATGGAATTAAAGGTATTGCACCTAAGAAATTCCCTTATCCTATAGCTGGTAATGTACTGCCTCATATAGATGTTTTCTTAGAAGATGGTTACACTAAAGAAGAAGAAAAAATGATCAAAGAAACAAGAAAAATACTTCACGCACCAGACTTAAGAGTAACAGCAACAACTGCAAGAGTTGCTGTATTAAATAGCCATAGTGAAAGTATAAATGTTGAACTTAATTCTGAATTTGATATAAAAGATATATTTGAATTATTAGGAAACACTCAAGGTGTAACTGTATATGATAATGTTAAGGAATTAAAATATCCAACTGCACTTGAAGTTACTGGTAAGGATGATGTTTATGTTGGAAGAATCAGAAGAGACTTTAGCGTAGATAACGGATTAAACTTGTGGGTTGTTGGAGATAACATAAGAAAAGGAGCAGCTCTTAACGCTATTCAAATTGCAGAAATAATGATAAAAGATAATAAATAA
- a CDS encoding spore protein: protein MSNDCVKKTIKSKIKANKELTEEEKLREKIKYEIAEELGLSDKVRKEGWGELSAEETGRIGGLMAKRKRKQL from the coding sequence ATGAGTAATGATTGTGTAAAAAAAACTATAAAGTCAAAAATAAAAGCTAATAAGGAACTTACAGAAGAAGAAAAATTGAGAGAAAAAATTAAGTATGAAATTGCAGAAGAACTTGGATTATCTGATAAGGTTAGAAAAGAAGGCTGGGGTGAATTATCTGCTGAAGAAACTGGACGAATTGGAGGACTTATGGCTAAGCGGAAAAGAAAACAATTATAA
- a CDS encoding class I SAM-dependent methyltransferase, producing MAYGEFANIYDELIYEDINYDKVAEKIIDLCTENNVNFEDYLDLACGTGNVAIKVAKYFKNTYAVDLSDDMLNIAFDKFKKNKIKAKVICQDMCELSLNKKFNLITSVLDSTNYITEDEDLFKYFSKVYEHLKEDGLFIFDINSYYKLSTVLGNNIYTYSSNEIFYTWENSFEEEVLNMFLTFFVKQDNGLYEKFEEEHFERAYKEAYIEQVLEKCGFKFLKKFAGYSEQKVDENSERILYVASK from the coding sequence ATGGCATATGGAGAATTTGCAAATATATATGATGAATTAATATATGAAGATATTAATTATGATAAAGTTGCAGAAAAAATAATAGATTTATGTACTGAAAATAATGTAAACTTTGAAGATTATTTAGATTTAGCATGTGGAACAGGTAATGTTGCAATTAAGGTAGCAAAATATTTTAAAAATACATATGCAGTAGATTTATCAGATGATATGTTAAATATTGCTTTTGATAAGTTTAAGAAGAATAAGATTAAAGCAAAAGTAATATGTCAAGATATGTGTGAATTAAGCTTAAACAAGAAGTTTAACCTTATAACATCCGTGCTTGATTCAACAAATTATATAACAGAAGATGAAGATTTATTTAAGTATTTCTCAAAAGTTTATGAACATTTAAAAGAAGATGGATTATTTATCTTTGATATAAATTCCTATTATAAACTTTCTACAGTTCTTGGGAATAATATTTATACATATAGTTCAAATGAAATTTTTTATACATGGGAAAACTCTTTTGAAGAAGAAGTATTGAATATGTTTTTAACCTTTTTTGTAAAACAAGACAACGGACTTTATGAAAAATTTGAAGAAGAGCATTTTGAAAGAGCATATAAAGAAGCCTACATAGAACAAGTTCTAGAAAAATGCGGATTTAAATTTCTAAAAAAGTTTGCAGGATATTCTGAGCAAAAAGTAGATGAAAATAGTGAGAGAATACTCTATGTAGCAAGTAAATAA